GATGAAATTAATTACATCAATgaacacatacaaagaaatatgaagaaactaCAGGTGCCCAAAAAGAAGCAAGGAAACAATGTGGAAGACTATTTTCTTTGTTCCTGATGGAAGCAACTAAGTGTTCCTTTCATTTGCATGCACAGGAGTGCTGTTAAAATCCAGAGTTTTATACGAATTTCTACACTGAACAATCATCCAAGTAGGGCCACCTGCAGTCCAAGGCATATGCACTAAATCTATAGTCCTCACCCAACCACCACAAAGACCTTAACTCTTCATAACCTGGAAGCAGCTTTGAAAACCTGGTGCTAGTTACCCTAGCTGGCAGAGTTGGATTGAAGCTTGGGTACATTCTTAGCTACATTTAGGTTGAATGATATTAGCTAGCCTAACTGATCACCTAACATGGGCCCACGCACCATGCCATAAGCCTTATATGCTATCTCACTGAAAACTCACAGTTACCTTGCAGGGTAGTActacatttcacagatgaggttTAGAAAGGTTATTTGTCCAAAAATAATTTACCAAAGTGCATGTAAATTTACCAAAGTCTAAGTGATGCACAGCTGAAATGCTGAGCTGAGAATGCTACCCAGGAAGGTAGCATTACCATCAGATTAAAATCTTTACTTTCTGAATTGTAACATACTCTGAACACATTCCCTCTGTCTAGAATGCCCCAACTCCCCACCTTTCATGGCTGCTTGCTAAACTATTATCCATTCTTAAAGTTGTAGCTCTAACATAACCCCTTCAGAGAGCATTTCTCAATCTCTCCAGTCGAACTTGATCAATCTTTCAGAAGCCAGTCTTCTGTACCTTCTTCATGACCTTTAACGGACTCTGCCTTGGATATTTTATGTACAAATGTCATATCAACAGTATTATACTCTAAGCTCTTCCATGAAATCTCCATCTTCTATGTCACCTAATTCATATACTGGCATTCAAAAAATGCtatctgaatgaataaatgagtgcctgaatgaataaaatggaaCTCATAGTATTAATTAAGCATAATATAAATCACCTTCTGAGCTAAGAAACTATTaccatttgaatattttctaagGGACAATTAGCTTATAACATGTACAGAATCAAAGAATCTAGTATCGTAGGAGCCCTTGTTGGTTACCTACTTTAATCTTCTATCCAGTTATTTCATTCAGGAACTCTAGAAATCCTAAAGCAGCATGCATTTtgcaaagatttaaaatatttattgagtacttactatgtgtgtgtgtggagggagggaggacaaAATGGACACAGCAAAATACAAGACATTTCTGCTTTCAAAGAGCTTAAATTCTAGTAAGATGGGTGGTcaaaaaggaagcaaataaattaataagacCCTAACAGATCGTGACAAGGGCTGTGGGAGCAATAATCAGGGTACAAAGAAGGAGAATACCTGTGGAAGGCTACCTTAGATCTGAAACTCAAGGAGTGACTCTGAGTTGAGACCTGAAGGAATAGAAGAATGAGTTGAGACctgaaggaaaacaagaaatcAGCCACAAGGGCCATGGAAGTACATTCTAGGCAGAAGGAATAACAAAGGCTTAAGATTAGAAATGTCTTAGCATGTTAGAGGAACAGCAAGTTGGCCAATAAATAAAGAGAATCCCTGgcaaggagaaaagagaggaagcaGCACCCAAATCATGTAGGGTCTTGTAGGCTGTgctaagaaatttaaattttatgccAAGAGCAATGGGAAGCCATAGAGGTTTTGATGTAGGAACAGGAAACGTGTGGATTTCTTTTAAGGATCATTTTGGCAGCTGGGTGCAGAACCCACTGCAGGGAAGCAGAAAGACCAGTGAAGAGGTAACAGCAGCCACGCACCTGCAAGTCGATAGTGGCCTGCACAAGAACTGTGCcaacaaaattaaaaggacaGACGAGATAAATTTCTGAGGTTGAACTGACAGGACTTGTGCATGTAAGAAAAAGAACGGTTTGCTTTACCAAGACAGTAAAGGGGTCATTTATTGAGATGGCAAAAACTGGGGAAAGGTCAGAGGttttaaagggggaaaatcaAGAGCGTTGCTTTGTCTATGTTAAACATCAGACAATATCCACTTGAAAAAATCGTGTTGGAACTACCTGGGTGAGATTTAGCTGAAGATGCTACTCTGGGAGTTAGCACACCACACCACTCCACATCGCGGTCCGTCTCCTGGGGGCTCATAAAATAACTGCAATGCCTTTTCCTCATTCAGCCCTTAGCAAAGGAGAGGAGGCTGGACTTTACCCTGTGGGCACTGCTAAGCAGGAATGAGACTACGCTGGGGAGCTCGTGGTCAGATGGGACTCCAAAGAAGTTGCTCTGGCCGCATCCTTCCTCGCGTGAGGGACAAAGGCGTGCAGGGATGCCGGACGGTGAGGGGCCGGCAGCGACATAGCGGCCCGGCAAGGCTCCGCCTGCCTCCGTCTGGGCATTGAACAGCATCCTCCCCCACCCCGGCTCCTGCACTGCGGGCCTGCCTCTCAGCCCCCTCAGTATCTGTCCCCTCGCTCTCTCACCTGCCTCCTTCCTCTCGCTCCGGGCCTGGTTCTTGCCTTTAGCCTTCCGGCCGCGCAGCTCGCGTCGCTGCGGCTCCGGAGAGCCAGCGCCTTTCCGTCCCATGGCCGAGAGAGATTCGCCTTGCGAGTGACGCACCACACCGCGGTAAGCGGTCGCGGCACGCGAGCCGCCCCAGTGGGGCAAGGCATAGTCACGCCCCTCCACCACGGCCAAGCCACACCCTCAGAGGAAGGTCCGCCTCGGCCCCGGCAGCCAGTGTAAATTGCGTAGGCAGAGAGACGGAACCAAACAGATACTTTCTACTTCCGGTGCTTTTGCGTTCTCACGTTTCCGGAGGCGTGGGAAGGCACGTATGATCTCGCGATAGGAGAGAAAGGGCGCAGGGTTTGAAACATGGCGGACGACGTGGATCAGGTGAGTGCGTTTTGGTCTAAAGCGGCTTCCCCCGCGCTCCCAGTCCTGGCCCTTCTCGACTTGCCAGGGCTGCCTTCTCTAAGCTCACGGGAAAGTGTCCTTACGAACCACCTCTTTCTGGCCCACTAAGGCTTAATCTGTCTCCTTCCCCTTGTAACCGCATCCCCTTCCAGTTTTGCTTCAGGCCCTCAGTTCTGTCCTGTTCAAAGCCCGCGCGCCTAACAGCGATTCCTGACTCTCATCACTTCCCTTCTCTTGTCTGTAGATAATGAGAATAATTTTCCGTGTCTGCCTCGTGGAGCTGTCAGGATTCTGATAGAAAGTGTGGCAAAAAAATTGAGTTAGTGACGTTATTACTCAGCGTAGTATAATAATTATCCACTCATTCAACCAATACGTAGTGTGTATCAGCTGTCGGTGACTAGACATTACTCTAGGCACCAGGGACAGACATAATCCCATTACCACGTGGAGCTTATATTCTATTGGGGCAAGGCATACACGTGTGAGATACATAGGAATTGTGACGTGGTATGAAGGAAACAGACAAGGGACCGGGTACGGAGACCTTACAGGGTTTTTCGCCTGCTCTTCTTCCCCAAATACTCTTTCTGATGAATGTCGGGCCACAACTTATTCAGTTTTTCCACTCAAATCTCACCTCATCAAAGAGGATTTCCCTGGCCACCTACATCAAATagtaccaccaccaccccagtcTGCTTACCTTGTTTAATTTCGTCATAGTAtgtcattctttatttattttattttatttttttcattttaagtatgTGCTACTTTGTATAACAGCTGTCTTCCCTGCGAGAGCAGGAATTTTGTTTTGCTTACTGTTCTACCATCAGGGTTTATAACAGTGCTGGAAAcaccatatatttatgaatgaatgtATTGGATGATCAGGAGACCTCTTTGGAAAGGCAACATTTAAGGTTATAGGTTGAAAAGGGTAGAGAATGGGCATCTCAGACTGAGTCTAAAGTAGCAGCAGGATTCTGTCATGTGTATATTCTTATAGAActataattgtttatttatatgCCTCTCTCCTAATTGGGCTGAACTCCTTAAGGACAGGTGCCTTATATTCTATGAAATTGTAGCTTGTCCAGCTCTTTAACGAACACTTGTTGAACTGGAATAGTGAGAGAGTCACCAGTTGAggtcaggactttttttttctcattgatctGAAGGACAGGTAGAGCCTGTGCTGGAGTCATGATTGTTCTCACTGAAAACTCTTTCCTTGGACAATCTTATCAAGTTTCATGGCTTTAATCCTCCCTTCCATATGGATGGCCCCGAGGTGATCCTAGCCCTGACATCTCTGAAACTTCAGACCTATGTTACCAAcagttatttaatatttgtatttaatatttgtattaatatttaatatttgtatatgtataatattaattattaatataacTATTTTAAGTGCTTTCTGTTTGCCAggttttactttaaatatattggctcatttaatcttctcaagAAACCTTAAGGAAAGGTTGTggcatcctcattttacagataaggaagcaaAAAATTAGATTTGTTATCTCAGTTTGTACAGGtcaaagctgggatttgaacccagactgCCTTGCTCCAAATCCAGTGCTTTTAACCAGTAGTCTATACTTTCTACTACCTATTTTCATCTTACTGTCCATTTGGCACCTTGAACTCAATCTTCCTTGTGGTGGATTCATAATCTTCCCTCAGACTTTAACGAACATCCCTCCCTAGCATCCTGACTGGTTTGTGGTAGGCACTAAGTGAATGTTTTACAAATGATTAAATGATATTTGAGATAAGGCTAAAGTCTCAGAAAGTGGCTCCGTTTACCCTGAAATTGGGTCAGGCAGTTTATTATTTTGAGGGAACAAGGTCTCACTGACTTTGGTATAGCCATGATTATTTTGCTGTGTAACtcctttctttgtgtatatgttttctctcatttatatagcacttatgtgccaggcactgttctgagccTTCATATAGGTCATTTAAGCCTCGCAACAACAGTATGAATAGGTACTGTTAATCCCCGTTTTACAAATTAGGAGATTGAGGCATACAGAGactaagtaacttgcccatggTCACATAGCAGAGCAGTGATTGGAACATTACACTATTCCTAGTATTATGCTACTGTTTCCTCAATCAGCAACAAACTACCAACACCGTAGAGGAGCCCCTGGATCTCATCAGGCTCAGCCTGGATGAGCGAATTTACGTGAAAATGAGAAACGACCGAGAGCTTCGAGGCAGATTACATGtaagtttattaaattatcttgAAATTAGACTACTTCTGTATCATccctccctttccccacccccttgAAATGTAGAAAGTATCCAATGTGcaagaatattttgaaacatGGAAGAGGGGGAGTTAGAAAGTCACCCATATTTCTACAAGCCAAATataactattttatatatgttaacacttttttctctttacagAAATGTGTTTATTATGAAATGTTTTCACTCCCTTCATTTTTTCCTTGTGATTATTTGTAAATTACATTTGTCCTccattcttatttaatttttaaaaaattactgctGCATAAAtgtgttttgtaaaaaaaattagacaacacAGATATATATAGTGTAACAGATGAAATCCTATTTTCCTCTATTGGTAACCACTGCTAAAAATTGGATCTGTAttctttcagatatttttttgaatagttacacatatatattcatgtgtgtGTGTCCAGATACATTTATTTTGCACTATATATCccatccttaaaaaaataaatgggatcccgctataaatatttttgtcacCTTAATCTTTCTTGGAATTCCTTGATCATGAGTGCATAcaaatctcttttattctttttaatgactACATAGGATTCTGTATACAGTAGTGATCTATAGGTCGTTTTCCATTTTTTGCCGTTGTATATCATGCTGCAGTAagcatttttatacatatttctgTGCGCATATATACAACTATTCCTATAGGATTGGTCccttttattctaaaatatgtattttttactaCTTCCATTCTACCCTGTGGTGATTAAAAATGGCTAACACTGGGTGATGCAGTCGTGGCTCAAtgacagaattctctcctgccgtgtcggagacccaggtttgattcccagagcctgcccatgccaaaaaaaaaaaggctaatatttattgagcatgccAGGCACTATTATTCTGAATGCTTTATGTGTACTATataaagtacatatatatatatatatcatctttaTAACAGTCCTCTGAGGGTAGTATCTGTCCCATTTTATGGTTGGGGGAGCTCAGGCTCAGAGAAAGGTGGAGTTACTTGCTTAAGGTGGCAAAGCCTACAAAGGGAGAGTCAAAATATGAACACAGACATTCATAGAcacctattaccaaaacttttccatctccccaaacagaaaccctgcacccgTTGTACTTTAATTCCCCGTTTGCCTTTCCTCCTCAACCCCTGGCATCCTGtgctctattttctgtctctatgaaaagactacaccattttacattaccacctaCAGTGTTCTGGGGTCCATATTTCTCTACGTCCTCCCGGCCAGTactttttatttgctgtttttttttaaaagccatttttagtgagtgtgaagtgatatctcattgtgatttttattcaCATTCCCTAggggctaataatgttgagcattttttcatgtgtttatctgCCATTTGTTTATCGTCTTTGGAGAAATACCTTTCTCCAAAATCCAAGCAGCAGGGAGCGATTATCTGGGTTATTTATATTATCCTTGGTTATGACTGATTTGTTATTCCCTTATGTTAAATTCTTAATTACAGGTATTTTATATTTCAGCTCTAGAATTTCAATATGATTTTTTGTAGACTCCAATACTTTTGTAAAATTACTTCACCTTTGTTTTCATGTTACTCCCCTCTTCCTCTATATTTTGAACATATCAATCACAGTTtatggttaaaaaacaaaaagtaaacctTTCTCcaaagttctttgcccatttcttaattgggttgtctttttattgttgtcaGTTTTAggtttggttgttttgtttttaaatttttttaattgtataatataacatatatacagagcaaagaaataaaacaatagttttcaaagtactcctcGACAAGTGgctacaagacagatcccagagtttgtcatgggttaccatacaatcctcttatatttttcctcctagttgctccagaatataggaggcaaaaggcttatatacttttttatcatcacaattgacttttttccttcttttttttttttctgtgaacaataacatataaacaaaaacaaattttagggttttttttatcTCGTTAGTGTGTCGTCTCTGGTATATTCCCCGTGTGACTTATttgctacttttctttttatgttagcTGGTGAACCACTTTGCACTTTGGTAGAAATAAGGGTAAGTGGGTTCCACATAAAGCCCCAGAAGGGTCATCTTTTAGTAAAATGCTAACTTTTGAATGGATTGAGTACATCCCTGAATATCTCAGTTGCAGCATTTATTGATTGAGCCTGCAGATCCCAAACACAATTAAGTTCTGGATAAGCTTGGGGATTGCTCCAtttaactttacttttttttcctcatgtttactttttccttgttttttaaccATGAATTGTGATTGATATGTTCAAAATATAGAGGAAGAGGGGAGTAACATGAAAACAAAAGTGAAGTAATTTTACAAAAGCATTGGAGTCTACAAAAAATCATAttgaaattctagaactgaaataTAAAATACCTGTAATTAAGAATTTAACGAAGGGAATAACAAATCAGTCATAaccaaggataaaataaataacccAGATAATCGCACCCTGCTGCTTGGATTAAGCAATACTCTTCTAAATAACTCATggatcaaagaaaaacaaaaatacaacagaaattagaaaatatactgAAAGATAATGATATGGAATGTCAAACTTTAAAGATGTAGCAGAACATGAAATGTAttggagagaaagaaattaacTTTACTTTTATGATGCTTAGTCTAGGCCAGGGCAGGGAAGATTGAATGACAGTGTCTTTGCCCTTCAGAAACTGTACTGCCATCATTTTCGCATTTAAACAGAGGGCTTTTATCTGCTTTTCTGTCAAACTGTTATAGGTAGATTTGAAAGAAGTCTGTGATAAGTGATGAATTTGCTATTTTCATAATgaagtacaaatataaataatgtgACTGCCTTAGATAACAAAGAAGGTGAATCCTTTGAACacaattttaagttattttgataGATTCATTTTTAGCCATATAAACAGGTCAGTGAATTTGTCATTGGAAATGAAGAGTGTGTTGGTACagtcagaattatttttttatttgtgtgcaAAAGTTTGTGGTATAAGTTTGTCACTTGTCATTGAGCCATTTGTGTATTATAAgccctatttctttctttgtaactTGATTATTATACTTCTCGGTCCTCCACCCTCCCACTCAGGCTTATGATCAACATTTAAATATGATATTGGGAGATGTGGAAGAAACTGTGACTACTATAGAAATCGATGAAGAAACATATGAAGAGATATATAAAGTAAGTCATGCAATTGTGTTCACTGATTTCGAAATGCCAGTTGTTCTCAATATCCAGCAGCTTAAAACATATTTATGGAATGCCTGTCATGTGTTGTCACCTGCTCATGGACTCAATAGAGAGCAGCATTTAAAAGCAGGGACTTTGGGATCAGGGAAACCTGATTTCCTATACCGGCTTGGCCACTTCTTAGCTGTGCTATATACCTTGGGCAAAGTAATTAATTTTGCAGACTTAATATCCTCATTGGTAAAAGGGGATAATATTACTTACTTCATGGCTTGCCAGGAATTAATGACAGATGATAATATAAGATGCCTATGTGTGTTTATAACAGGAATGCTGGACAGTGTTCTGTTTTATGTTGATTCAGTCTGCCAATACTTACTATATTAGAAACCAAAACTGAGCTAGTACACGTTACCACCCAGTCACATTTTTATAAACAATACctgtattttctaaaacaaaacattCTGTGTTTgttctgcaccattttacagttttgcaaatctctttaacaTCTGGATTAATTTATGACTCCTAAATTCTCACATGGTTTTTTCCTGCATTCATCCTGTCGCACCATGTTGTGGTAGTTGAAGAAAATCTGGCCTCATGgttggaaaagttaaaaaaaaaaagcatacatttCAAACAGGGATACTTTCCTTTGATGTTACTCCCCAAATCAGCAAGTGGTagtttatctttattttgttttgttttgttttgtttttaaatattaagatatcttcacacacatgtagTCTACCAAAAGTATACagatggctcacagtatcatcacataggttgtgtattcatcaccatgataatttttagaacatttgcatcactccaggaaaagaaagaaaaagaaaaaagaaaaaaactcatacacaccatacccgttaaccctccttctcattgaccactaatatttcaatctacccaattatttttaccccttatcccctgtcctcattaataatttattttttatccttattatttttactcctctttccataccctggataaaaggagcattggtcacaaggttttcacagtcacacggtcACCTTGTAAAATCTAAatagttacacaattgtcttcaagaatcaaggctattcaGTCAtgtatatttaggagttgtaactgatatttctaaattctgagatactgagcaatttgtatataacctggtcattccctaaaactttgggtatttatgtgacacctgagactcaagagttagagcgctgaagctatgaaagtcagcattaccccatttagcaactgtttaaaaagctgaaaaagtgatcagactatgtctagagatataaatgaaactgatctggataggactaaggtaaatcagaatactgggtaaaggatgatctggcccatattttcaaacttcaacttctgtgccagaccaaagggagaaatgtttatttggtgcaaaatttatattttgggtggcacattatctaatttaactggtgtggtcagtttacttgaacgcCGTAATTACGTGGAAtattgaatagggcgtgagatcttgtcggtttgtacaggttagtgtgatgccccaatatatcccagagtaatttgggaagagaattaaaagtatttgcacagtccccttgggggactgggaagtaaGGAGAAGATATTCAGCCTCCCCTTcttggaattcctgatattctcgcaagcagtggggacaaccagttcaataggctaagccctcgattttggggcttgccctgatgaagcttattcctgcaaaggagaagctaaacttactggtaattatgcctaagggttacccccagagaacctcttttgttgctctgatgtggcctctctcaaagTCAactggcaggtgaattcactgccctacccactctccacccccaccacccctacGTAGGACTTGACTTCtatggggtgtaaatctccctggcaatgtgggacctggtGCCGGGGATGAcctgagacctggcatcatggggttgagaaagccttcttgaccaaaagaaggaatagagatatgagacaaagtctcagtggctgagagatttcagacagagtccagaggttatcctggaggttattcttatgcattgtatagatatccctttttagtttatagtgtattggagtggttagagggaagtacctgaaactgttgaactgtgttccagtagccttgattcttgaagaagactgtataattatatagtttttacagtgtgactatgtgattgtgaaaaccttgtgtctaatactccttttatccagaatatgtacagtggagtaaaaaaaaaaaaatatggatgaaaaaataaatagataataggggaaggtaaagggtaaaaattgagtcgattgaaatactgtggatcagtgagaggggaggggtaaggggtatgggatgtatgagttcttttttttctttttatttccttttctggagagatgtaaatgttcttaaaaatgatcatggtgaagaatacacaactatgtgatgtattgtgagccactgatggtataaTATGGTTGAAGTGTATGTGtttggctatttctcaataaaaatatttaaaaaaaggccATTGGAACACACAGTTCAGCCGTTTTAGatacttccctctggccactccaatacaccataaaccaaaaatggAGATCTGtatattcataagaataacctccaggataacctcttgactctgtttgaaatctctcagccactgaaacttcgttttgtttcatttctctcttctccctttttgtcaaggagactttctcaggcccttgatgctgggtcctgggtcatctgggagtcctgtcccgcattgccagggagatttacacccctgtgagtcatgtcccatgtagcagggaggatAGTGAGTTCAAATGTCAAGTTGGTGAGCAAGTGGTAGTTTCTTAATGTTAGTGGCAGTGTGGAATCAGAAACCATATCAGTCATTTCATATTATTCTTTGTTAAATGAAAATCCATCTATCTTATACATTGCATGGATCATTTACCTGTGGATGATTTTGTAACATCAAGCACcagtcatttagaaaatattagttTACTCAGTTATATAGATCTCCCAAACATTTACACATTTCATggttcaatgttttaaaaatcacccTTGCTAATATCGTCAGTGATCTCATAAAAAAATCTTTACGTATAGGAAAGCCATCTCATGTGCAGTGGCGGAGATGAGTTTCCCCAAATTCTAATTTTCACCAAAAAGTTTGAGTTTTATCAATGACAACAAATACCGTCAGTTTTTTTATTAAACTGCCAGGTacccttcatttattttcaggaaaATGTCTGCCACATAGCTGAACAAGTAcatatttttctgtcatttgttctttcacGTTAAAATATTAATCCTAAAAAAAGCTTTCTGCTCACAACTCAGTTGCATAAGTGCTTTTCCATAATCATAATTCATTCTGCCAAGATTGCTTAATGCTTCTCATTTTATCACATAGAATAAGATTTGATTGAATTAAAAGTTTTTACTCCTTCAGCAAGAACATTgaactggtttttgtttttgttttttaattgcaaGTATGTGGTGGTGAGGGATATAACTACTAGTAAAGTTTGGTGCCAATTCCTTTATTTGTGCTGAGGCATCACTATTGCTTTTGTACCATCTGCAAATGTCAAcacagaagaaaaggcaaaaagtaCCTTTAGTGTTATTACAGAGATTGTTTTAGCTTCATGAGTCCTGTGAAAAGGTCTCAAGAGTTTGCAGACTACTTTTCAACAACCACCACTCTGCTGGCGCAGACCCTCCAAGAACATTGCGGATAAAAACATGGGTTCAAATTTCGGGATTgccagggttcaaatcctggcttcctTGCTTACCAGCTACAGAGCCAACCTATCTGTAactgtttctttgtctgtaaaatggggataatgataggACCCACTTCATAGGGCTATTGTGAAGATTAATTGAGAAGTTAATTGAAAAGTCTTCAGGGTAGTGACAGGTACATAGTAATAATTCAAATGTTagcctttgttgtttttttataattttgctttatcctggttttcctcttctctctgacTGCTCCTAACTcttgttagttttcttttttccccactctAAATATGGACAGTGAGACTTTTTCTTCATGTGCATTTCTTCCCCTCATATATGTCATTCAGTATTACAGTTATAACTATTGTATGTTGCAAACAATGAGTCTGTAGCAATAATCACTATAGCGTAAAAGCTCAAGCTCCTTGGAGTGCATTTAATGCATTACAAATAACTATTTATTAACAGTTTATTGggtgcttactatgtgcctgaTTAAGTTCCTAGGGCTTCTTTATTCCTTTAG
This region of Tamandua tetradactyla isolate mTamTet1 chromosome 9, mTamTet1.pri, whole genome shotgun sequence genomic DNA includes:
- the LSM3 gene encoding U6 snRNA-associated Sm-like protein LSm3; its protein translation is MADDVDQQQTTNTVEEPLDLIRLSLDERIYVKMRNDRELRGRLHAYDQHLNMILGDVEETVTTIEIDEETYEEIYKSTKRNIPMLFVRGDGVVLVAPPLRVG